From one Amycolatopsis sp. FDAARGOS 1241 genomic stretch:
- a CDS encoding VOC family protein, translated as MPDLAEAVAFFVEALGAEELYRSARGPDPEFMPEHFEVPADARLELAMLRMPPNLNVELFQWWSADRQSDHPRHSDAGGHHLCFAVEDVDAAVEHLQSHGARVLGGTKEVGPDSPLVAGNRWTYLRAPWGLMLELVDRSRVHNPPPLVEPADWAGPSRTGKDL; from the coding sequence GTGCCCGACCTCGCCGAAGCGGTCGCGTTCTTCGTCGAGGCACTGGGCGCGGAGGAACTGTACCGGTCAGCGCGCGGGCCAGACCCCGAGTTCATGCCCGAGCATTTCGAGGTACCGGCCGACGCGCGGCTGGAACTGGCGATGTTGCGCATGCCGCCCAACCTGAACGTCGAGCTGTTCCAGTGGTGGAGCGCAGACCGCCAGTCGGACCATCCGCGGCACTCAGATGCCGGTGGCCACCACCTGTGCTTCGCCGTGGAGGACGTCGACGCGGCCGTCGAGCACCTTCAGTCGCATGGCGCCCGCGTGCTCGGCGGGACCAAGGAAGTCGGACCGGACAGCCCGCTCGTCGCCGGGAACCGGTGGACCTACCTGAGGGCCCCGTGGGGCTTGATGCTGGAGCTGGTCGACAGATCCCGCGTCCACAACCCGCCCCCGCTTGTCGAGCCCGCCGACTGGGCCGGCCCCTCCCGAACCGGAAAGGACCTGTAA
- a CDS encoding LacI family DNA-binding transcriptional regulator — protein sequence MSIDDVAARAGVHRSTVSRAFSRPEAVNAKTRQHVLEVAESLGYRMSPLAQALRRKTSNLIPLIVPDITNPFYGELAKTMASAAAERGYQLVLCVSGGESAQTNAYLTALEGMYAPFGIVAPSTSVDLDELQNVALGSRVVVVDRVEQASVPTVTVDSAAGIALAVEHLRELGHRRIAYVSGISGTYTSRDRLAAYEALAAELEMPATVLDTGSGPEAGERAAERFAGLTRGQRPTAVIAANDMVAFAFVSALGARGVSVPHEVSVMGFDGLELGARFNPRLTTVRQPIADMGAIAIDLAEKLLADGEARHVVLSPDLLVRASTAEAPR from the coding sequence GTGAGCATCGACGACGTCGCGGCGCGGGCGGGGGTGCACCGTTCGACGGTGTCGCGCGCGTTCTCCCGGCCGGAAGCCGTGAATGCGAAAACCCGGCAGCACGTCCTGGAAGTGGCCGAGAGCCTGGGCTACCGCATGAGCCCGCTGGCGCAGGCGTTGCGGCGCAAGACGAGCAACCTGATCCCGCTGATTGTCCCGGACATCACCAACCCGTTTTATGGGGAGCTGGCCAAGACCATGGCGTCGGCCGCGGCCGAGCGGGGATACCAGCTGGTCTTGTGCGTGTCCGGCGGCGAGTCGGCCCAGACCAACGCGTATCTGACGGCGCTGGAAGGGATGTACGCGCCATTCGGGATAGTCGCGCCGTCGACCAGCGTGGATCTCGACGAGCTGCAGAACGTCGCGCTCGGCAGCAGGGTCGTCGTCGTCGACCGGGTCGAGCAGGCGAGCGTGCCGACGGTGACGGTGGACAGCGCGGCAGGGATCGCGCTAGCGGTGGAGCACCTGCGCGAACTGGGGCACCGGCGCATCGCCTACGTGTCGGGGATTTCCGGGACGTACACCTCCCGGGACCGGTTGGCGGCCTACGAGGCGCTCGCAGCGGAGCTGGAGATGCCGGCGACAGTCCTGGACACCGGTAGCGGGCCGGAAGCGGGCGAGCGCGCCGCCGAGCGGTTCGCTGGCCTGACCCGCGGGCAGCGCCCGACCGCAGTGATCGCGGCCAACGACATGGTCGCGTTCGCGTTCGTCTCCGCGCTCGGCGCACGAGGCGTGTCGGTCCCGCACGAGGTGTCCGTCATGGGCTTCGACGGTCTGGAGCTAGGCGCGCGGTTCAACCCGCGGCTGACCACGGTGCGCCAGCCCATCGCCGACATGGGCGCGATCGCCATCGACCTCGCCGAGAAGCTCCTGGCAGACGGGGAGGCGCGGCACGTCGTACTTTCCCCGGACCTGCTGGTCCGGGCGTCGACCGCGGAGGCGCCGCGATGA